In one window of Pseudomonas benzenivorans DNA:
- a CDS encoding DUF1302 domain-containing protein, producing MTTRTRHAVFQPCALAAAIALGGIAPVQAIDFSLGDVEGQFDSSLSVGASWAVRGADPDFVSTASGGSASSRTSDDGRLNFKKGETFSKIFKGIHDLELRYGDSGAFIRGKYWYDFETKDEHRLFYDIEDHNRKQAAQSSGAEILDAFLYHNYSLAGLPGSVRVGKQVVSWGESTFIQNSINSINPIDAAAFRRPGAEIKEGLIPVNMLYLSQSLSDSLSLEAFYQLEWDQTVADNCGTFFSTADVVADGCEDRLVVFGPDLPPGESNNSFAPGENLYIPRAGDRDARDSGQYGVALRWFAEALNDTEFGFYAMNYHSRNPVFSTIRTTTPSAAFIPGAPNARYFIEYPEDIRLYGLSFQTNVGGTALSGELSYRPNMPLQINSTDLSFAALGLPVAPVFTSGHAQNRAGADIHGYERRGVTQAQLTAVQFIDRVLGASRLTLLGEVGYNHINGIDEDVGELRFGRDPIFGAGEFVAPGVCALFNAANPDECQGDGFFTRNSWGYRLRASAEYANVFAGINLTPSIAWSHDVDGVGPNFNEGSKAVSLGLGADYQNTYTASLSYTDFFGGEYNTVTDRDFVALSFGVNF from the coding sequence ATGACAACAAGAACAAGACATGCCGTGTTCCAGCCCTGTGCGTTGGCCGCCGCCATAGCCCTGGGCGGTATCGCCCCGGTCCAGGCGATCGACTTCAGCCTCGGCGACGTGGAGGGGCAGTTCGACTCCTCGTTGTCCGTGGGCGCCAGCTGGGCGGTGCGCGGCGCCGACCCGGACTTCGTCTCCACCGCCAGCGGCGGCTCGGCCTCCTCGCGCACCTCGGACGACGGCCGCCTGAACTTCAAGAAGGGCGAGACCTTCTCGAAGATCTTCAAGGGCATCCACGACCTGGAGCTGAGATACGGCGACAGCGGTGCCTTCATCCGCGGCAAGTACTGGTACGACTTCGAGACCAAGGACGAGCACCGGCTGTTCTACGACATCGAGGACCACAACCGCAAACAGGCGGCGCAGTCCTCGGGGGCGGAGATACTCGACGCCTTCCTCTACCACAACTACAGCCTCGCCGGCCTGCCGGGCAGCGTGCGGGTCGGCAAGCAGGTGGTCAGCTGGGGCGAGAGCACCTTCATCCAGAACTCGATCAACTCGATCAACCCGATCGACGCCGCCGCCTTCCGCCGCCCCGGCGCGGAGATCAAGGAGGGCCTGATCCCGGTCAACATGCTCTATCTGTCGCAGAGCCTGAGCGATTCGCTGAGCCTGGAGGCCTTCTACCAGCTGGAGTGGGACCAGACGGTGGCGGACAACTGCGGCACCTTCTTCTCCACCGCCGACGTGGTCGCCGATGGCTGCGAGGACCGCCTGGTGGTGTTCGGCCCGGACCTGCCGCCGGGCGAGTCGAACAACAGCTTCGCCCCCGGGGAGAACCTCTACATCCCCCGCGCCGGCGACCGCGACGCCCGCGACAGCGGCCAGTACGGGGTGGCCCTGCGCTGGTTCGCCGAGGCGCTGAACGACACCGAGTTCGGCTTCTATGCCATGAACTACCACAGCCGCAACCCGGTGTTCAGCACCATCCGCACCACCACGCCGTCGGCGGCCTTCATCCCCGGTGCGCCGAACGCCCGCTACTTCATCGAGTATCCCGAGGACATCCGCCTCTACGGCCTGAGCTTCCAGACCAACGTCGGCGGCACCGCGCTGTCCGGCGAGCTCAGCTACCGGCCGAACATGCCGCTGCAGATCAACTCCACCGACCTGTCCTTCGCCGCCCTCGGCCTGCCGGTCGCGCCGGTGTTCACCAGCGGCCACGCGCAGAACCGCGCCGGCGCCGATATCCACGGCTACGAGCGCCGTGGCGTGACCCAGGCCCAGCTCACCGCGGTGCAGTTCATCGACCGGGTGCTCGGTGCCAGCCGCCTGACCCTGCTCGGCGAGGTCGGCTACAACCACATCAACGGCATCGACGAGGACGTCGGCGAGCTGCGCTTCGGCCGCGACCCCATCTTCGGCGCCGGCGAGTTCGTCGCCCCGGGCGTCTGCGCGCTGTTCAACGCGGCCAACCCGGACGAGTGCCAGGGCGACGGCTTCTTCACCCGCAACTCCTGGGGCTACCGCCTGCGCGCCAGCGCCGAGTACGCCAACGTCTTCGCCGGCATCAACCTGACCCCGAGCATCGCCTGGTCCCATGACGTCGACGGCGTTGGTCCGAACTTCAACGAGGGCAGCAAGGCCGTCAGCCTCGGCCTCGGCGCCGACTACCAGAACACCTACACCGCCAGCCTCAGCTACACCGACTTCTTCGGCGGCGAGTACAACACCGTCACCGACCGCGACTTCGTCGCGCTGAGCTTCGGTGTGAACTTCTGA
- a CDS encoding DUF1329 domain-containing protein, with translation MKSTRILHTGVLALSLLAGSVMAAVSEQEAAQLGSSLTPLGAQMAGNADGSIPAWSGGLPADAARVDAKGFLADPFAAEQPLFTIDANNAEQYRDKLSAGQLAMLKRYPDSYRIPVYPTHRTAAVPEAIYAAARRSALNTTAVDGGNGLQNFADSRYYAFPIPKSGVEVVWNHITRYRGGNVRRLITQATPQTNGSYSLVKFEDEVAFPADMPDIDPAKAGNILLYFKQRVTAPARLAGNVLLVHETIDQVKEPRLAWIYNAGQRRVRRAPQVAYDGPGTASDGMRTADNFDLFSGAPDRYDWKLIGKKEMYIPYNSYRLDSPALSYDEVIKAGHINQDLTRYELHRVWEVEATLKSGERHIYAKRHLYFDEDSWQLALVDHYDGRGQLWRVAEGHAQQYFNHKVPSYTLEALYDLIAGRYLALGMKNEEKSAYDFGFDASAADYTPAALRTSGVR, from the coding sequence ATGAAAAGCACAAGAATCCTGCACACCGGCGTCCTGGCCCTGAGCCTGCTGGCCGGCAGCGTGATGGCCGCGGTCTCCGAGCAGGAGGCGGCGCAACTGGGCAGCAGCCTGACCCCGCTGGGCGCACAGATGGCCGGCAATGCCGACGGCAGCATCCCGGCCTGGAGCGGCGGCCTGCCGGCCGACGCGGCCAGGGTCGACGCCAAGGGCTTTCTCGCCGACCCCTTCGCTGCCGAGCAGCCGCTGTTCACCATCGACGCGAACAACGCCGAGCAGTACCGGGACAAGCTGTCCGCCGGCCAGCTGGCGATGCTCAAGCGCTACCCGGACAGCTACCGCATCCCGGTCTACCCGACCCATCGCACCGCGGCGGTGCCCGAGGCGATCTACGCCGCGGCCAGGCGCAGCGCGCTGAACACCACCGCGGTGGACGGCGGCAACGGCCTGCAGAACTTCGCCGACAGCCGCTACTACGCCTTCCCCATCCCCAAGAGCGGGGTCGAGGTGGTGTGGAACCACATCACCCGCTACCGCGGCGGCAACGTGCGCCGCCTGATCACCCAGGCGACGCCGCAGACCAACGGCTCCTACAGCCTGGTGAAGTTCGAGGACGAGGTGGCCTTTCCCGCCGACATGCCCGACATAGACCCGGCCAAGGCCGGCAACATCCTGCTTTACTTCAAGCAACGGGTTACCGCACCCGCGCGCCTGGCCGGCAACGTGCTGCTGGTCCACGAGACCATCGACCAGGTCAAGGAGCCGCGCCTGGCGTGGATCTACAACGCCGGCCAGCGCCGCGTGCGCCGCGCCCCGCAGGTGGCCTACGACGGTCCCGGCACCGCCTCCGACGGCATGCGCACCGCGGACAACTTCGACCTGTTCTCCGGCGCCCCGGACCGCTACGACTGGAAGCTGATCGGCAAGAAGGAGATGTACATCCCCTACAACAGCTACCGGCTCGACTCGCCGGCGCTGAGCTACGACGAGGTGATCAAGGCCGGGCACATCAACCAGGACCTGACCCGCTACGAGCTGCACCGGGTCTGGGAGGTGGAGGCGACCCTGAAGTCCGGCGAGCGGCACATCTACGCCAAGCGCCACCTGTACTTCGACGAGGACAGCTGGCAGCTGGCCCTGGTCGATCACTACGACGGTCGCGGCCAGCTGTGGCGGGTGGCCGAGGGCCATGCCCAGCAGTACTTCAACCACAAGGTGCCGAGCTACACCCTGGAGGCGCTGTACGACCTGATCGCCGGGCGCTACCTGGCCCTGGGCATGAAGAACGAGGAGAAGTCGGCCTACGACTTCGGCTTCGATGCCAGCGCCGCCGACTACACGCCGGCGGCGCTGAGAACCTCCGGGGTGCGTTGA